In one window of Nocardiopsis aegyptia DNA:
- a CDS encoding 2Fe-2S iron-sulfur cluster-binding protein yields the protein MTVPVHLAPPKRLIDATIDGEEVRVPEGTTVLDACSASGTEIPTLCYGDTLAPRNACRVCVVEVEGARTLAPACSRKLEPGMSVNTDSERVRHSRKLVLELLGSSVDLSTTPKVPEWMDRYEAEPDRFGPRAEPAPLGERDARRAGEHEAGDGTVAATVEQPPKIDNDLYVRDYSKCIMCYKCVDACGDQWQNSFAIGVAGRGFDARISTEHDAPLTDSACVYCGNCIEVCPTGALSFATEFDMRQAGTWDEEAQTETTTICTYCGVGCNLTLHVQENEIVKVTSPHDNPVTHGNLCIKGRFGFQHVQRRGEGAGKGAEKGPL from the coding sequence ATGACCGTCCCCGTTCACCTCGCACCGCCCAAGCGCCTGATCGACGCGACGATCGACGGCGAGGAGGTGCGCGTCCCGGAGGGCACCACGGTCCTGGACGCCTGCTCGGCCTCCGGGACGGAGATCCCCACCCTCTGCTACGGCGACACCCTCGCCCCGCGCAACGCCTGCCGGGTGTGCGTGGTGGAGGTGGAGGGCGCGCGCACGCTCGCCCCCGCCTGTTCCCGCAAGCTGGAGCCCGGCATGTCCGTCAACACCGACTCCGAGCGCGTGCGGCACAGCCGCAAGCTCGTCCTGGAACTGCTCGGCTCCTCCGTCGACCTGTCCACCACCCCGAAGGTTCCGGAGTGGATGGACCGCTACGAGGCGGAGCCGGACCGCTTCGGCCCGCGCGCGGAACCCGCGCCGCTCGGCGAGCGCGACGCCCGCCGCGCGGGCGAGCACGAGGCCGGGGACGGGACGGTGGCGGCCACGGTCGAGCAGCCGCCCAAGATCGACAACGACCTGTACGTGCGCGACTACTCCAAGTGCATCATGTGCTACAAGTGCGTCGACGCCTGCGGCGACCAGTGGCAGAACTCGTTCGCCATCGGGGTGGCCGGGCGCGGGTTCGACGCCCGGATCTCGACCGAGCACGACGCCCCGCTGACCGACTCGGCCTGTGTGTACTGCGGCAACTGCATCGAGGTGTGCCCGACCGGCGCGCTGTCGTTCGCGACCGAGTTCGACATGCGCCAGGCCGGCACCTGGGACGAGGAGGCCCAGACCGAGACGACGACGATCTGCACCTACTGTGGGGTCGGCTGCAACCTGACGCTGCACGTCCAGGAGAACGAGATCGTCAAGGTCACCTCCCCGCACGACAACCCGGTGACCCATGGAAACCTGTGCATCAAGGGCCGGTTCGGTTTCCAGCACGTGCAGCGCCGGGGCGAGGGTGCCGGCAAGGGAGCGGAGAAGGGCCCTCTGTAG
- a CDS encoding NAD(P)H-dependent oxidoreductase subunit E produces MDLRFLDETPNDAEREAVDSVLGPPESGWDGGTRLDTDLRYARGGHTARDRRDLLLPALHAINDRVGWISRGALDHVCRRLTIPPAEAYAVASFYAMFALQERPRRVVHLCTDIACAAKGSGPLRDRLAERAGPPGGHDGDVTWHESPCLGMCERAPAALAIEAGTRPRYAVAAPATPEALDTLATASPDPAANGHANGHAAGPSANGHGPGPADRDHPAAPTTFDGAPLPGTDPEPDPADAVPDAGSSDHVLLRRIGRVDPLSLDDYRAEGGYSALREALRMGPAGVLREVSDSGLVGRGGAAFPTGRKWQATASQPDRPHYLVCNADESEPGTFKDRVIMEGDPFSLIEAMTIAGYAIGARTGYLYIRGEYPRALRHLENAITVARERDLLGDDVLGSGFSFDIEIRRGAGAYICGEETAIFGSIEGERGEPRTKPPFPVEKGLFGKPTAVNNVETLVNVLPILLMGGPAYAAVGTEGSTGPKLFCLSGGVRRPGLYELPFGATLRDLIEAAGGMPEGRSIQAVLLGGAAGAFVRGDELDIPLTFEGARAAGTTLGSGVVLVLDDTADLVATLVRVAAFFRDESCGQCVPCRVGTVRQEESLLRISRGGDAASEVALLREVGQAMRDASICGLGQTAWNAVESAVDRLGLFGPAPGEPAGKQTS; encoded by the coding sequence GTGGACCTGAGATTCCTGGACGAGACGCCCAACGATGCCGAACGCGAGGCCGTCGACTCCGTCCTGGGACCGCCCGAGTCCGGTTGGGACGGCGGCACCCGGCTGGACACCGACCTGCGCTATGCCCGGGGCGGCCACACGGCCCGCGACCGGCGCGACCTGCTCCTGCCCGCGCTGCACGCGATCAACGACCGTGTCGGCTGGATCAGCCGCGGCGCGCTCGACCACGTCTGCCGCCGGCTCACCATTCCCCCGGCCGAGGCCTACGCCGTCGCCTCCTTCTACGCGATGTTCGCGCTCCAGGAGCGTCCCCGGCGGGTCGTGCACCTGTGCACCGACATCGCCTGCGCGGCCAAGGGCTCGGGACCCCTGCGCGACCGGCTCGCCGAGCGCGCCGGCCCGCCCGGCGGCCACGACGGCGACGTGACCTGGCACGAGAGCCCCTGCCTCGGGATGTGCGAGCGCGCACCCGCCGCCCTGGCCATCGAGGCCGGAACCCGACCCCGGTACGCCGTCGCCGCGCCCGCCACACCGGAGGCGCTCGACACCCTGGCCACGGCCTCCCCCGACCCCGCCGCCAACGGCCACGCGAACGGCCACGCCGCCGGCCCCTCGGCCAACGGCCACGGCCCCGGTCCCGCCGACCGGGACCACCCGGCCGCGCCCACCACCTTCGACGGGGCCCCGCTGCCCGGGACCGACCCCGAGCCCGACCCCGCCGACGCCGTCCCCGACGCCGGCTCCTCCGACCACGTGCTGCTGCGCAGGATCGGCCGGGTGGACCCGCTCAGCCTGGACGACTACCGGGCCGAGGGCGGCTACTCCGCCCTGCGCGAGGCACTGCGCATGGGCCCGGCCGGCGTGCTGCGCGAGGTCTCCGACTCCGGCCTGGTGGGACGGGGCGGCGCGGCCTTCCCCACCGGACGCAAGTGGCAGGCGACCGCGAGCCAGCCCGACCGCCCGCACTACCTCGTGTGCAACGCCGACGAGAGCGAACCGGGCACCTTCAAGGACCGCGTGATCATGGAGGGCGACCCGTTCTCCCTCATCGAGGCCATGACCATCGCCGGGTACGCCATCGGCGCCCGCACCGGCTACCTCTACATCCGCGGCGAGTACCCGCGGGCCCTGCGCCACCTGGAGAACGCGATCACCGTGGCCCGGGAGCGCGACCTGCTCGGCGACGACGTCCTGGGCTCGGGGTTCTCGTTCGACATCGAGATCCGGCGGGGGGCCGGCGCCTACATCTGCGGCGAGGAGACCGCGATCTTCGGCTCCATCGAGGGCGAGCGCGGCGAGCCGCGCACCAAGCCGCCCTTCCCCGTCGAGAAGGGGCTCTTCGGCAAGCCGACCGCCGTCAACAACGTCGAGACGCTGGTCAACGTGCTGCCGATCCTCCTCATGGGCGGTCCCGCCTACGCCGCGGTCGGCACCGAGGGCTCCACCGGGCCCAAGCTGTTCTGCCTCTCGGGCGGTGTCCGCCGCCCCGGCCTGTACGAGCTGCCGTTCGGCGCCACCCTGCGCGACCTCATCGAGGCGGCGGGCGGCATGCCCGAGGGGCGCAGCATCCAGGCCGTCCTGCTGGGCGGCGCGGCCGGGGCCTTCGTCCGCGGCGACGAACTGGACATCCCCCTCACCTTCGAGGGGGCGCGCGCGGCGGGCACCACCCTGGGCTCGGGCGTGGTCCTGGTCCTGGACGACACCGCCGACCTGGTCGCCACGCTCGTCCGCGTGGCCGCCTTCTTCCGCGACGAGTCCTGCGGGCAGTGCGTCCCCTGCCGGGTCGGCACCGTCCGACAGGAGGAGTCCCTGCTGCGGATCAGCCGGGGCGGGGACGCCGCGAGCGAGGTCGCCCTCCTGCGCGAGGTCGGCCAGGCGATGCGCGACGCCTCGATCTGCGGCCTGGGCCAGACCGCGTGGAACGCCGTCGAGTCGGCCGTGGACCGGCTCGGGCTGTTCGGCCCCGCACCGGGCGAGCCGGCCGGGAAGCAGACCTCCTGA
- a CDS encoding molybdopterin oxidoreductase family protein — translation MDFSAPYDRLTRPLVRDGGELRPASWEEALDRAAAGFRRGVEEHGPNSFGMLSCARATNEMNFMAQKFTRVVIGTNNVDSCNRTCHAPSVAGLSAAFGSGGGTSSYAEVEDTDLIVIWGGNPRFAHPIFFQHVLKGVRNGARLFVVDPRRTSTAEWADRWLGLNVGTDIPLAHAIAREILHAGLANETFIERATSGFEEYRALVEPWTLSAAEAETGVPAEAIRELAHAYARAERAQMCWTLGITEHHNATDNVRSLINLALLTGHVGRHGSGLNPLRGQNNVQGGGDMGAIPDRLAGFQDVLSAEVRSKFEDAWGRPIQDTKGKTLTQMFEAMEESELKTLYVIGENPVQSEPETHKTTSRLRNLDHLVVQDIFLTRTAELADVVLPASASWCESDGTFTNSERRVQLVRKALDPPEGARDDIEIMCDLATRLGYDWERPAAEDIWNEVRSLSPMHRGMSYARLEEHQGIQWPCYSEDELEPTFLHQRLWAQDPAERGEPAPFGIVGHSPPVDLLDEDFPFRLTTGRRLDDYNTGVQTGGFSSPLRRGELLDLSPEDAAKLGVADGEVVRVSSRRGSVLVPVSIDDSMRPGLVFMTFHFPDQVDTQLLTIDATDPIAGTAEYKAAAVNIERVSQGAEEPVSAR, via the coding sequence ATGGACTTCTCCGCCCCCTACGACCGACTCACCCGACCCCTCGTCCGCGACGGCGGCGAGCTGCGCCCCGCCTCCTGGGAGGAGGCGCTGGACCGTGCGGCCGCCGGGTTCCGCCGCGGCGTCGAGGAGCACGGGCCCAACTCCTTCGGGATGCTCTCCTGCGCCCGCGCGACCAACGAGATGAACTTCATGGCACAGAAGTTCACCCGCGTCGTGATCGGCACCAACAACGTCGACTCCTGCAACCGCACCTGCCACGCCCCCAGCGTCGCCGGGCTCTCGGCCGCCTTCGGCTCCGGCGGGGGGACCTCCTCCTACGCCGAGGTGGAGGACACCGACCTCATCGTCATCTGGGGCGGCAACCCCCGCTTCGCCCACCCGATCTTCTTCCAGCACGTGCTCAAGGGGGTGCGCAACGGGGCCCGGCTCTTCGTGGTCGATCCGCGCCGCACGTCCACGGCCGAGTGGGCCGACCGCTGGCTCGGCCTCAACGTCGGCACCGACATCCCGCTGGCGCACGCCATCGCCCGGGAGATCCTGCACGCGGGACTGGCCAACGAGACCTTCATCGAGCGCGCCACCAGCGGGTTCGAGGAGTACCGGGCCCTGGTCGAACCGTGGACGCTCAGCGCCGCGGAGGCCGAGACCGGCGTGCCGGCGGAGGCCATCCGCGAGCTGGCCCACGCCTACGCCCGCGCCGAGCGCGCCCAGATGTGCTGGACGCTCGGCATCACCGAGCACCACAACGCCACCGACAACGTCCGTTCCCTCATCAACCTCGCCCTGCTCACCGGCCACGTCGGCCGGCACGGCTCGGGCCTCAACCCGCTGCGCGGCCAGAACAACGTGCAGGGCGGCGGCGACATGGGCGCGATCCCCGACCGCCTCGCCGGCTTCCAGGACGTCCTGTCCGCCGAGGTCCGCTCGAAGTTCGAGGACGCGTGGGGACGCCCCATCCAGGACACCAAGGGCAAGACCCTGACCCAGATGTTCGAGGCGATGGAGGAGTCCGAGCTCAAGACGCTCTACGTCATCGGCGAGAACCCGGTCCAGTCCGAGCCCGAGACCCACAAGACCACGAGCCGCCTGCGCAACCTCGACCACCTGGTCGTGCAGGACATCTTCCTCACCCGCACCGCCGAACTGGCCGACGTGGTGCTCCCGGCGAGCGCCTCCTGGTGCGAGTCGGACGGGACCTTCACCAACAGCGAGCGCAGGGTCCAGCTCGTCCGCAAGGCCCTGGACCCGCCGGAGGGCGCCCGCGACGACATCGAGATCATGTGCGACCTGGCCACCCGGCTCGGCTACGACTGGGAGCGGCCCGCCGCCGAGGACATCTGGAACGAGGTCCGCTCACTCTCGCCCATGCACCGCGGCATGAGCTACGCGCGTCTGGAGGAGCACCAGGGCATCCAGTGGCCCTGCTACTCCGAGGACGAGCTGGAGCCCACCTTCCTGCACCAGCGGCTGTGGGCCCAGGATCCGGCCGAGCGCGGCGAACCCGCGCCGTTCGGCATCGTGGGCCACTCCCCGCCGGTGGACCTGCTGGACGAGGACTTCCCGTTCCGCCTGACCACCGGCCGGCGGCTGGACGACTACAACACGGGCGTGCAGACCGGCGGGTTCTCGTCCCCGCTGCGCCGCGGCGAGCTGCTGGACCTGTCCCCCGAGGATGCGGCCAAGCTCGGTGTGGCCGACGGTGAGGTCGTCCGCGTGTCCTCGCGCCGGGGCTCGGTCCTGGTGCCGGTGTCGATCGACGACTCCATGCGCCCGGGGCTGGTCTTCATGACCTTCCACTTCCCGGACCAGGTGGACACCCAGCTGCTGACCATCGACGCCACGGACCCCATCGCCGGGACGGCCGAGTACAAGGCCGCCGCGGTGAACATCGAACGGGTCTCCCAGGGCGCCGAGGAGCCGGTCTCCGCCCGTTGA
- a CDS encoding 2-dehydropantoate 2-reductase, with protein sequence MRIAVLGAGAIGAYAGAALHRGGADVHLVARNEHLKAMRENGVRVLSPRGDFTAHPHATDDPSEIGPVDIVFLGLKAQYYAGCGSLLRPLLGPNTAVVAAQNGVPWWYFHGVEGPLAGHRIESVDPGGAVSRVIPVERAIGCVVYAATEIEGPGVIRHIEGTRFSIGEPDRSDSARCRELSAAMEAGGLKCPVEHDLREDIWVKLMGNIVFNPLSALTRSTMAQICRNRSTRDLARTMMNETLEVAERVGVRPSVSIDRRLAGAERTGDHRTSTLHDLERGRTMELDVILSAVVELADLTGAPVPTLRAVDAVAGLLNQRVAEAS encoded by the coding sequence ATGCGAATCGCAGTCCTGGGCGCCGGAGCCATCGGAGCCTACGCGGGCGCGGCCCTGCACCGAGGCGGCGCCGACGTCCACCTTGTCGCCCGCAACGAACACCTGAAGGCCATGCGCGAGAACGGCGTCCGGGTCCTCAGCCCGCGCGGCGACTTCACCGCGCATCCGCACGCGACCGACGACCCCTCGGAGATCGGTCCCGTCGACATCGTCTTCCTCGGCCTCAAGGCCCAGTACTACGCGGGCTGCGGCTCCCTGCTGCGCCCCCTGCTCGGCCCGAACACGGCGGTCGTCGCGGCGCAGAACGGCGTCCCGTGGTGGTACTTCCACGGAGTCGAGGGCCCGCTGGCCGGCCACCGGATCGAGAGCGTGGACCCCGGCGGCGCGGTCAGCCGCGTCATCCCCGTCGAACGCGCCATCGGCTGCGTGGTCTACGCGGCCACCGAGATCGAGGGACCGGGGGTGATCCGGCACATCGAGGGCACCCGGTTCTCCATCGGCGAGCCGGACCGCTCGGACTCCGCGCGGTGCCGCGAACTCTCGGCCGCGATGGAGGCCGGCGGACTCAAGTGTCCCGTCGAGCACGACCTGCGGGAGGACATCTGGGTCAAGCTCATGGGCAACATCGTCTTCAACCCCCTGAGCGCGCTGACCCGGTCGACCATGGCGCAGATCTGCCGCAACCGCTCCACGCGCGACCTGGCCCGCACGATGATGAACGAGACGCTGGAGGTCGCCGAGCGGGTGGGAGTGCGCCCGAGCGTGTCGATCGACCGGCGGCTGGCCGGTGCCGAGCGCACCGGAGACCACCGCACCTCGACCTTGCACGACCTCGAACGCGGGCGCACGATGGAACTCGACGTGATCCTGTCCGCCGTCGTCGAACTGGCCGACCTGACCGGTGCCCCCGTCCCGACGCTCCGCGCGGTCGACGCCGTCGCGGGGCTGCTGAACCAGCGGGTGGCCGAGGCGTCCTGA
- a CDS encoding molybdopterin-binding protein, producing the protein MLDADGSETSPLIHVRTRPHGSLSWPAARDAARKTGAEGGSPTAEVPLPAALGAVLGADLVSAIDVPALDTAAMDGYAVAGKGPWSVLGRSLAGRGAPVARLRRGEAVEIATGAVVPDGTLAVLPYEEAEAAGTVVHGACAPGRHIRRRGETVPAGALAARRGAPVTPALLGLAAGLGLDTLPVTRPVVRVLITGDEIVHSGRPRPGAVRDAIGPVLPGLVAWAGGRCEEPRALPDGRAPLVSALAALPGDHVAAVGGSSSAGPADHLRAALAALGARIVVDGVACRPGHPQLLAVLPSGAVVVGLPGNPGAALAAALTLLVPVLCGRTGRRDPAHGGRRARLSAMTDPHPIDTRLLPVRVHGDLAVETESHGPADLRGAAAADALAVLPPTTRGTAADGTVELVAVPT; encoded by the coding sequence ATGCTCGACGCGGACGGTTCGGAAACTTCTCCGCTTATTCACGTCCGAACCCGTCCTCACGGGTCCCTGTCCTGGCCCGCGGCGCGCGACGCCGCGCGCAAGACCGGCGCCGAGGGCGGATCGCCCACGGCCGAGGTGCCGCTTCCGGCGGCCCTCGGTGCCGTCCTCGGCGCCGACCTCGTGTCGGCGATCGACGTGCCCGCGCTCGACACCGCGGCGATGGACGGGTACGCGGTGGCGGGGAAGGGCCCCTGGTCCGTCCTGGGGCGCTCGCTGGCCGGGCGCGGTGCTCCGGTCGCCCGCCTGCGCCGGGGCGAGGCCGTGGAGATCGCCACCGGAGCGGTCGTCCCCGACGGCACGCTCGCCGTCCTGCCGTACGAGGAGGCGGAGGCGGCCGGCACCGTCGTCCACGGGGCGTGCGCGCCCGGGCGGCACATCCGGCGCCGCGGGGAGACCGTCCCGGCCGGGGCACTGGCGGCCCGGCGCGGCGCTCCGGTGACCCCGGCCCTGCTCGGCCTCGCGGCCGGACTCGGCCTGGACACCCTGCCCGTCACCCGCCCCGTGGTCCGCGTCCTGATCACCGGGGACGAGATCGTGCACTCAGGCCGCCCCCGGCCCGGAGCCGTGCGCGACGCCATCGGCCCCGTCCTGCCCGGACTCGTGGCCTGGGCCGGCGGCCGGTGCGAGGAGCCGCGGGCGCTGCCCGACGGCCGCGCCCCCCTGGTCTCGGCGCTGGCCGCCCTCCCCGGGGACCACGTCGCCGCGGTCGGCGGCTCGTCCTCGGCGGGGCCGGCCGACCACCTGCGCGCCGCGCTCGCCGCCCTCGGGGCCAGGATCGTGGTGGACGGAGTGGCCTGCCGTCCGGGCCACCCGCAACTGCTCGCGGTCCTGCCCTCGGGTGCCGTGGTCGTCGGACTGCCGGGCAACCCCGGCGCCGCGCTGGCCGCCGCGCTCACCCTGCTCGTGCCCGTGCTGTGCGGACGTACCGGGCGGAGGGACCCCGCGCACGGCGGGCGGCGGGCCCGGCTGTCGGCGATGACGGATCCCCACCCCATTGACACCCGCCTGCTGCCCGTGCGGGTGCACGGAGACCTCGCCGTGGAGACCGAGTCGCACGGGCCCGCCGACCTGCGCGGAGCCGCCGCCGCGGACGCCCTGGCGGTCCTGCCGCCGACGACGCGGGGGACCGCGGCCGACGGCACGGTCGAACTCGTGGCGGTCCCGACGTGA
- a CDS encoding GntR family transcriptional regulator, with protein MSPQGLNAATSRVQRPVPLREAVYEAILDLITTRTLSPGQHLVETELAQTLGVSRQPVREAMQRLSNEGWVDLRPGYGAFVHTPTESEADQLLAVRSLLETDSARLAAEHATPEQIARLRELVAVGRAAAERADTDAVVEANADFHRAVTEASGNRVLAELAGQVDRRVRWYYAPVARIRGAASWDEHENLVDAIEARDADTALRLMGEHTERTRRTYHEEVDQVRGA; from the coding sequence ATGTCCCCGCAGGGATTGAACGCCGCCACGAGTCGGGTACAGCGCCCGGTACCGCTTCGGGAGGCCGTGTACGAGGCCATCCTCGACCTCATCACCACCCGCACGCTCTCCCCGGGCCAGCACCTGGTCGAGACCGAGCTGGCCCAGACGCTGGGCGTGTCCCGGCAGCCGGTCCGCGAGGCCATGCAGCGGCTCAGCAACGAGGGGTGGGTGGACCTGCGGCCCGGCTACGGGGCGTTCGTGCACACCCCCACCGAGAGCGAGGCCGACCAGCTGCTGGCGGTGCGCTCCCTGCTGGAGACCGACTCCGCCCGCCTGGCGGCCGAGCACGCCACCCCCGAGCAGATCGCCCGGCTGCGCGAGCTGGTGGCGGTCGGGCGCGCCGCCGCCGAGCGGGCCGACACCGACGCCGTCGTCGAGGCCAACGCCGACTTCCACCGCGCCGTCACCGAGGCCTCGGGCAACCGGGTGCTCGCCGAACTGGCGGGCCAGGTCGACCGCCGGGTCCGCTGGTACTACGCCCCCGTCGCGCGGATCCGGGGCGCGGCCTCCTGGGACGAGCACGAGAACCTCGTGGACGCGATCGAGGCCCGCGACGCCGACACCGCGCTGCGACTGATGGGCGAGCACACCGAACGGACCCGCCGGACCTACCACGAGGAAGTCGATCAGGTTCGGGGCGCTTGA
- a CDS encoding HAD family hydrolase — protein MVFPRVIATDLDGTLLRSDGSLSARTRHALGLAVEAGARVVVATARPRRATDIVSDQLDCGAVVWSNGSHYRAAGGEDRFRAIGAVTARTVIEKLGQALPTPGFGVETGAAFFHEPAYLPGPMSVAWDREIVYSTEELVDRATPVAKLVVRSPDEPVHLMHAAALTAVGPLVEVTYSGAHSLLELSAPGVTKGSTLALLCEEWGVTAEEVVAFGDMPNDLPALTWAGRGYAMAGGHPGLLDPALGLHRAPSNQDDGVAQVVERLLTDL, from the coding sequence ATGGTCTTTCCCCGGGTCATCGCGACCGATCTCGACGGCACCCTCCTCCGCTCCGACGGCTCCCTCTCCGCCCGCACCCGCCACGCCCTCGGCCTCGCGGTCGAGGCCGGGGCCCGCGTGGTGGTCGCCACCGCCCGCCCGCGACGCGCCACCGACATCGTCTCCGACCAGCTCGACTGCGGCGCCGTGGTCTGGAGCAACGGGTCCCACTACCGGGCCGCCGGCGGTGAGGACCGCTTCCGCGCGATCGGCGCCGTGACCGCCCGTACCGTCATCGAGAAGCTCGGGCAGGCGCTGCCCACGCCGGGGTTCGGCGTGGAGACGGGCGCGGCGTTCTTCCACGAGCCCGCCTACCTCCCCGGGCCGATGTCCGTCGCCTGGGACCGCGAGATCGTCTACTCCACGGAGGAGCTGGTCGACCGGGCCACACCGGTCGCCAAGCTCGTGGTCCGCTCCCCCGACGAACCCGTCCACCTCATGCACGCGGCCGCCCTCACGGCGGTCGGCCCCCTGGTGGAGGTGACCTACTCCGGCGCGCACAGCCTGCTGGAGCTGAGCGCCCCCGGGGTGACCAAGGGCAGCACGCTGGCGCTGCTGTGCGAGGAATGGGGAGTGACGGCCGAGGAGGTCGTGGCGTTCGGCGACATGCCCAACGACCTGCCCGCCCTCACCTGGGCCGGACGGGGCTACGCGATGGCCGGCGGCCACCCCGGCCTGCTCGACCCCGCCCTCGGCCTCCACCGCGCCCCCTCCAACCAGGACGACGGCGTGGCCCAGGTGGTCGAACGCCTCCTCACCGACCTCTGA
- a CDS encoding STM4011 family radical SAM protein: MPSHLTLLYRGPLASCDYDCPYCPFAKRRDRPETLRADRAALERFTDWVADREREHPGTRISVLFTPWGEGLVRSWYRTAMVRLSRLPHVERVAIQTNLSGRVEWLAGCDLDTAALWTTYHPGEVTHERFLAKARRLVELGVRFSVGVVGEPDHLEAARRMRAALPEGVYLWVNAAEGRAYTDAEAAAWQGLDPHFHYSRHPHASRGLPCRTGDSVLSVDGDGNVRRCHFVDAPLGNLYDGSFLRRIGPRACPLASCDCHIGYVHLESLDLYDVFRGGVVERVPAEFGRPPFGLLPA; encoded by the coding sequence CTGCCGTCGCACCTGACCCTGCTCTACCGGGGGCCGCTGGCCAGCTGCGACTACGACTGCCCGTACTGCCCCTTCGCCAAGCGCCGGGACCGGCCGGAGACCCTGCGCGCGGACCGGGCGGCGCTGGAGCGCTTCACGGACTGGGTCGCCGACCGGGAACGGGAGCACCCCGGCACCCGGATCTCGGTGCTGTTCACGCCGTGGGGCGAGGGGCTGGTCCGGTCCTGGTACCGCACGGCGATGGTCCGGCTCAGCCGCCTGCCGCACGTGGAGCGGGTGGCGATCCAGACCAACCTGAGCGGGCGCGTGGAATGGCTCGCCGGCTGCGACCTCGACACCGCCGCCCTGTGGACCACCTACCACCCCGGCGAGGTCACCCACGAGCGGTTCCTGGCCAAGGCCCGGCGCCTGGTCGAACTGGGGGTGCGGTTCAGCGTCGGCGTGGTGGGCGAGCCGGACCACCTGGAGGCGGCCCGGCGGATGCGCGCCGCGCTGCCCGAGGGGGTGTACCTGTGGGTCAACGCGGCCGAGGGCCGGGCCTACACCGACGCCGAGGCCGCCGCGTGGCAGGGACTCGACCCGCACTTCCACTACAGCCGCCACCCGCACGCCAGCCGTGGCCTGCCCTGCCGGACCGGGGACAGTGTGCTGTCGGTGGACGGGGACGGGAACGTGCGCCGCTGCCACTTCGTGGACGCGCCGCTGGGGAACCTGTACGACGGGTCGTTCCTGCGCCGGATCGGACCGCGCGCGTGCCCGCTGGCCTCGTGCGACTGCCACATCGGCTACGTGCACCTGGAGTCGCTGGACCTGTACGACGTCTTCCGGGGCGGCGTGGTCGAGCGGGTGCCCGCCGAGTTCGGGCGCCCGCCGTTCGGTCTCCTCCCGGCCTGA
- a CDS encoding STM4012 family radical SAM protein, with product MTAVITPRPEPVRPDSPYQSYVYAYPHKSAYRPFPDPPALSEVWRGEDVGALSLYTHIPFCEMRCGFCNLFTRSTPPAEQVSAYLDALERQADAVAASLPDGAAFARAALGGGTPTYLTADELVRVYDLTERALGVDLATVPVSVETSPATATPDRLAVLAERGATRLSIGVQSFLDSEAHAAGRPQRRAEVDRALAAIREHTRADLNIDLIYGIDRQDARTWAYSLDTALEWEPEEVYLYPLYVRPLTGLGRRARDWDDHRLDLYRQGRDHLRERGYEQVSMRMFRRADAPEASGPDYCCQTDGMVGLGCGARSYTSTTHYSFDYAVGVGQVRSIIADFTGRDGAGLSRAEVGFRLDGDERRRRHVLQSLLRTEGLDAAAYADRFGARPEADFPDAFAALAGRGWLAREEGAARVRLTEEGLAHSDAIGPLFFSPDVVALMADYEAR from the coding sequence GTGACGGCCGTGATCACCCCGCGCCCGGAACCGGTGCGCCCGGACTCGCCGTACCAGTCGTACGTGTACGCCTATCCGCACAAGAGCGCCTATCGCCCCTTCCCCGACCCGCCCGCGCTGTCCGAGGTGTGGCGGGGCGAGGACGTCGGCGCGCTCTCGCTGTACACGCACATCCCGTTCTGCGAGATGCGGTGCGGGTTCTGCAACCTCTTCACCCGGTCGACGCCCCCGGCCGAGCAGGTGAGCGCCTACCTGGACGCCTTGGAGCGGCAGGCCGACGCGGTGGCCGCGTCGCTGCCGGACGGGGCGGCGTTCGCCCGCGCCGCCCTGGGCGGCGGCACGCCCACCTACCTCACCGCCGACGAGCTGGTCCGGGTCTACGACCTCACCGAACGCGCCTTGGGCGTGGACCTGGCGACGGTCCCGGTGTCGGTGGAGACCTCACCCGCCACCGCCACCCCCGACCGGCTGGCGGTCCTGGCCGAGCGCGGCGCCACCCGGCTCAGCATCGGAGTGCAGAGCTTCCTCGACTCCGAGGCGCACGCGGCGGGCCGTCCGCAAAGGCGCGCCGAGGTCGACCGCGCCCTGGCCGCGATCCGCGAGCACACCCGGGCCGACCTCAACATCGACCTCATCTACGGCATCGACCGGCAGGACGCGCGGACCTGGGCGTACTCACTGGACACCGCGCTGGAGTGGGAGCCGGAGGAGGTCTACCTGTACCCGCTCTACGTCCGCCCGCTCACCGGGCTGGGGCGCCGCGCCCGCGACTGGGACGACCACCGGCTGGACCTGTACCGGCAGGGCCGCGACCACCTGCGCGAGCGCGGCTACGAGCAGGTGTCCATGCGGATGTTCCGCCGCGCCGACGCCCCGGAGGCGAGCGGTCCCGACTACTGCTGCCAGACCGACGGCATGGTCGGCCTGGGCTGCGGGGCGCGATCCTACACCTCCACCACGCACTACTCGTTCGACTACGCCGTGGGCGTGGGGCAGGTGCGGTCGATCATCGCCGACTTCACCGGCCGCGACGGGGCCGGGCTCTCCCGCGCCGAGGTGGGGTTCCGCCTCGACGGGGACGAGCGGCGCCGGCGCCACGTGCTCCAGTCGCTGCTGCGGACGGAGGGGCTGGACGCCGCCGCCTACGCCGACCGGTTCGGCGCGCGGCCCGAGGCGGACTTCCCCGACGCGTTCGCGGCGCTGGCCGGACGCGGCTGGCTGGCGCGGGAGGAGGGCGCGGCGCGGGTGCGGCTGACCGAGGAGGGGCTCGCGCACTCCGACGCGATCGGCCCGCTGTTCTTCTCCCCGGACGTGGTCGCCCTCATGGCCGACTACGAGGCCCGGTGA